The nucleotide sequence TTACCATCACTGATCCGGTCGGGAATACCCTGGCCTGGAGTACCGCAGGGAGCAAAGGTTTCAAGGGATCGAGAAAAAGCACACCTTTTGCTGCCCAGCTGGCAGCGGAGGACGCCGCCAAAAAAGCCATGGAACACGGTGTGCGTAAGGTTGACGTACTCGTTAAAGGGCCGGGGTCCGGCCGTGAATCGGCTCTGAGATCCCTCCAGGCCGCAGGGCTTGAGGTAAAATTAATTCGGGATGTGACCCCTATCCCTCATAACGGATGCCGGCCGCCGAAAAGGCGCAGGGTCTGACGAAGGAGGAAGAAATTGGCTCGATACCGTGAATCCGTATGCCGACTCTGCCGTAGAGAGGGCACAAAGCTTTTTCTTAAGGGAGATCGCTGTTATTCAGACAAGTGTGCGGTAGAGCGCAGGCCCTACCCCCCCGGCATGCACGGCACCCGCAGGATGAAGCAATCAGACTATGGCATTCAGCTCAGGGAAAAACAGAAGGCCCGTAGAATATACGGGGTCATGGAGTCTCAGTTCCGTAATTATTTTAAGACCGCCGATGGACAGAAAGGCGTGACCGGCCAGAATCTCCTTGTCCTTCTGGAGAGACGTCTGGATACCGCCGTGTACCGTCTGGGGTTCGCCACTTCCCGTGCCGACGCCAGGCAGCTCGTAAAACATGGGCATATTATGGTCAACGGCAGGAAAGTCGATATCCCGTCGTATCTCCTCAAGATAGGAGATGAGATTCAGATAAGGGAAAAAAGCCGCGAATCCGTAAGGGTCAAGGAGGCAATGATCTCCGCTGAGAGAAAGAGCGTTCCCGCCTGGCTGGACCTCGAGGTAAAGGCGTTCAAAGGGGTATATAGAAATTATCCTACCCGCGAGGATGTCGCGCTGCCCGTTCAGGAGCAGCTGATCGTTGAGCTTTACTCCAAATAGTTCCGATGTATCGGCAGTTGGTTTATGGCGACAATACCACCGGGTTTGGGGTGAAACCGATGGGATTCGCTCCACGATGTGATCAGGGAGCGCAATCCGCGAGGAGTCAAGATGACAATAATGGATACTAACTGGAAGAGTCTGACCCGCCCAAAAAAATTGGAATTCGACAACGATTCACAGTCTGAAACGTTCTGTCGTTTTTCCACTGAGCCCTTTGAACGGGGGTATGCCACCACGCTGGGCAACGCTCTGAGGAGGGTTTTGCTTTCTTCCCTTCAGGGGGCAGCTGTTACCGCCTTTCGTATTGAAGGTGTCCTGCACGAGTTTTCAACGATCCCCGGGGTCTATGAGGATGTGACCCAGATAATTCTCAACCTGAAGGAACTCCGGTTCAAGGTACATTCCCAGGAGCAGAAGATCATTTCCCTGGATGTCAGCAGGGAGGGAATGATTACCGCAGGTGACATCATAACCGACCAGGACGTTGAAGTTCTCACTCCCACCAAGCCTGTTGCGACCCTGGAGAAAGGCGCACATCTGAAGATGGAGGTCGTCGTAAGGTTAAACAAGGGTTTTATCACCGGTGACAGGAACAAGGATGAGGATCTCCCCGTGGATTTCATCGCCATAGATTCCATCCATTCCCCGGTGGTCAAAGTGAACTACCATGCTGAAAATGCACGTGTGGGGCGGATGACAAATTTCGACAAACTGGTCATGGAGATTACAACCGACGGCAGCGTGCTTCCTGAGGACGCTCTGGCCTACGCTGCAAAGATCATAAAGGAGCACATGAACCTCTTTATCAACTTTGAGGAGACCTCAGCGGTGGAGGCGGAGACAGAAAAGGAGGACGTGGAGGAGAGGGAAAATCTCCACGAGAAGCTTAACAGACATGTCAATGAGCTGGAGCTTTCCGTCAGGTCCATTAATTGTCTGCAGAACGCAGACATTGACACCATTGGCGAACTGGTCCAGAAAACTGAGCCGGAGATGCTTAAAACCAAAAATTTCGGAAGAAAATCGCTCAACGAACTCAAGGAAATTCTTCTGGAAATGGGATTGACCTTTGGAATGGACGTGAAAGGATGGGAACCTTCTACGGAGGTGGAAGAGGAACCTCCTCCGACGGATGACTGATGGAAAACAACTGAATGCTGATGTAACAGGGAAAGGCAGGGAGCTTTATGCGGCATCAAAAATCCGGAAAGAAGCTGGGAAGAACATCGGCTCACAGGAAGGCGCTTCTCAGAAATATGGTGACATCCCTGCTGAAGCATGAGCGGATTGTTACGACTGCGGTGAAAGCCAGGGAGGTTGGCCGGGTAGCTGAACGAATGATAACCCTTGGGAAGAGGGGAACCCTTCATGCCCGCCGGCAGACAATCGCATTTATCGAAAGCGGCGAGGTGGTCAAGAGGATCTTTTCCGTCTACGCTGAAAGGTACCGCAACAGGGATGGCGGCTATACCCGGGTGATCAAACTTGAGCCCAGATCCGGCGACAATGCACCCATGGCTATTGTAGAACTGGTTGATCGTCCCGTGGAAGCCAAGGACTCCGATAAGAAACAGGCCAAGGCCGATGCCAAACAGGTCAAGACTGACGCCAAACAGGCCAAGGCCGAGACCAGGAAAACCAAGACCGAGACCATGAAGGCCAAACCGGGAACCGGGAAGGCCAAGCCCAAGAAAGCCGCAGCGCCAAAAAAATCTGCGTCGACGACAGCCAAAAAGAAGGTCGAGGTCCCCAAGGAGGAAAAAGAATAGCATCCAGGGCCGTTCTGGCCATGAGAGATTATCTGCATCAGAGCAAGGGTCGGCGGCCCTTGCTCTTCGTTTTTTTTGGAAAAAGAGATCCCCTGCCTGAGAAAAGGGGCTGGAATTACCGTTTGTGAGGGTATCACAATATATGCCGTATCTGTCTATTAAGGACCTTTGCTATACCTACGACATCGGAGATATTCCCGCCCTGCGCGGCGTTGATCTTGAGGTGGAGAAGGGCGAACTGATGGCGGTTGTCGGTCCCAATGCCGCAGGCAAAAGCACACTGGCCCGCGCCGTAAAAGGGTTGATAAAACCCCAATCCGGAAAAATAGTCATCGATGGACAGGCCGTGGAGGGAACTTTCCCCGATAGCAGGGTGGGCTATCTCCTCTCCAACCCTGAAAACCAGCTGGTCACCTCAATCGTCGAGGAGGACATTGCCTTCGGGCTGGAAACACAGGGCATTGAGCCGTTCAGGATCAGGGCCGCGGTTGACCGAACCCTTGGCATGCTTGGCATTGAGCGGTTCCGGCGGGCTATGCCCCACCGCATGTCCTGTGGCCAGCAGCAAATGGTCGCGCTGGCCGGAGCGCTTGCGCCGGATCCGCATGTCCTCATTCTCGACGAACCCACAGCTTACCTTGACCCCAAAGGGGCGGCTGCGGTGATGAAGGTCCTGGAGGGCCTGGCCCAGGATGGCCGCACCGTTATCTTCATCACCCACGATATGGAGGAGGCATCACGGGCCCATCGGATTGCTCTTCTGGTTAATGGCCGTGTGGTCCGTGTGTCCGCGCCATACGAATTGTTCCGTGACCTGGAGGCCGTAAAGCTTGGAAGGCTGAAGCAGCCGTTCGCAGTCAGGATGGCCCAGCGGTTGGAACAGGAGGGTGTTGCACTTCCGCGGCCGAGCGCCTGCCTGGATAATGTGGTGCCCATGCTGGAAAAACTTCTGGACCATCGTCCATTGGCCCCCTTTCCGCCGGCCGGCTTTTCAAAAGGAAGAGAAAAGCGCCGGGACAACCGACACGGCCTGAGTTATTGCGGCGTCAGCTTTCGATACAGATCTTCCGGCCCGGGCGGCGTCGAGGTCCTCAGGGGCCTGGACCTTGAGGTTCGGAAGGGCTCCATGATGGTTCTGTGCGGGGCCAATGGCACAGGCAAGAGCACATTGCTCCAGATGGCCAATGGCCTGCTGAAACCCGATTCAGGCCGCGTATTGCTGGAGGGGGCTCCCCTGGAAAAAGCGGCCGCCCGCCCGGGAGGTATCCCTGCGCGTGCCGCCATACTCTTCCAGAACCCTGAGCGGCAGGTCTTTGCCGAGACCGTGTTCGACGATGTTGCGTTCGGCCCAAGGAACCTTGGCGTCGGCGAGGATGAGGTCAGAGCCCGCGTTATGGAGGCAATGGAATGGACCGGCCTCTCCCCACGGATTCTCAAACGATCCCCCTTCAGGCTTTCCGGTGGCCAGCTGAGAAGGGTGGCTATTGCCGGAATACTGGCCATGAAACCCGATCTTGTCGTCCTGGATGAACCCACCGACGGTCTCGATCCTCTTGGAGCCGGTGAACTGATTTCCAGGGCTGCCCAATATGTTGAGAGTACCGGCACAACCGTTCTCATGGCGACCCACAGGGTTCCTGAATCCAACCTCCAGGGGTGTGATCTTTCGGTTCTCGATGGAGGGAGGATAGTTGCCTGTGGTTATCCGGATGAAATCCTGTTTGGAACCCAATCCTCCCTTGCCCTGGAGTTCATGCCCCCACACATTCGGGTTCAGCATGAACTGATCAGGAGGGGGAGAATTATTCCGGAACCCTCTCTGGATATCGAGAGAGCTGTTGCTGCGCTTGTGGGGGCGGTGAAGGGTTTTCAATAGGGCGTAAAGTTGAACTTTTAACCCATACGTGCTACCTAGTCTCGATGACTTCGCAAAAAGCCGCGAGTGTACTTTTTACGATCCTATCAAGATTGCAAAGGAGAGGAACATGATCGCCAAAAAAATTCAGCTCAGCGAAAAGGAGATGCCCAAGGCCTGGTACAACGTCGTCCCGGATCTTCCCAATCCTCCCGACCCGCCTCTCAACCCCGGCACCGGACAGCCCATCGGGCCCGAGGACCTGGCGCCCATATTCCCAATGGGGCTTATCGAACAGGAGGTCTCCCAGGAGAGATGGATACCGATCCCTGAGGATGTGATGGACATATATGGCCTCTGGCGCCCTTCCCCTCTTTGTCGCGCGACACGGTTGGAAAAGGCGCTGGGTACTCCGGCCAGGATATATTATAAGAACGAAGGGGTCAGCCCCGCTGGAAGCCACAAGCCCAACACCGCCATTCCTCAGGCCTATTACAACAAGAAGGAGGGCGTCAAACGGCTGGCCACTGAGACCGGCGCCGGCCAATGGGGCAGCGCACTTTCCCTCGCATGCCGGTTCTTTGACCTCGAGTGTACCGTTTACATGGTCAAGGTGAGCTACCATCAGAAACCCTACCGTCGGTCAATGATGCACGTCTGGGGGGGAGAGGTCATCCCCAGCCCAAGCGATCGAACCAACGCGGGCCGTAGTATCCTCGAGAAGGACCCGGAGTCCATGGGCAGCCTTGGCATTGCCATCAGTGAGGCAGTGGAGGACGCGGCCACCAGGGATGACACCAAGTATGCCCTTGGAAGTGTGCTTAACCATGTTCTGCTTCACCAGTCCATTATCGGCCTTGAGGTCAAGGCGCAGCTAAAGAAGGTGAACGAGAAGCCCGATGTGCTCATCGGGTGCTGCGGAGGCGGCAGCAATTTTGGTGGTTTTACCTTGCCATTCCTGCCGGAGAAGTTGGCTGGAGAACAGATCCGGTTCCTCGCTGTGGAGCCGACCTCCTGCCCCACACTCACCAAGGGCACCTATGCCTACGATTTTGGGGACACCGCAAAAATGACGCCCATGATGCCCATGTATACCCTGGGCCATGATTTCATCCCCCCGGGAATTCATGCCGGCGGCCTGAGATACCATGGGGAGTCATCGCTTATCAGCGTGCTGCACAGGGACGGCATTATCGATGCGGTTGCCTATACGCAGAACCCTGTTTTCGAGGCCGCTGCGATTTTCGCCCGAACAGAGGGGCTCATCCCCGCGCCCGAATCCGCCCACGCCATAAGGGCCGCCATTGACGAAGCGATCCGCTTCAGGGAGGAGGGAAAGGAGGGAGTCATCGTGTTCAACCTCAGCGGGCACGGTCACTTCGACATGGGGGCATACGACGCCTATTTTGCCGGCAAGCTCGAGGATTATGAATATCCATCCGAGAAGATTGCCGAATCCCTGAAAAATCTGCCCAAGGTCGGGTAGTCCGGAGAGCGGATGGTTTCCTGGTTTAAAAAACGGTCCTCACGTCCCGAGCGTACCGAACGGCGCAAGGTGGCCGTTCCGGAGGGCCTGTGGGTAAAGTGCAATAACTGTGGGGAGATCTCCTACAGCAAGGAGATCGACCGTAATCTCAAGGTCTGTCCCAAGTGTGATTATCATTTCCGGATCACCGCTCGGGAGAGGATTGATCTCCTCGTGGATCAAGAATCATTTGAGGAGTTCGATTCGACCATGGAGAGCATGGACCCGCTTCATTTCAAGGATTCACAGAAATACACGGATCGTCTCAAAAAAGCCAAAAAGAAGACCGGTCTGTCCGATGCTGTAGTCTCCGGTGTGTGTACCATCGGGGGTCAAAAGGCGATCCTTTCCGTTTTTGATTTCTTTTTCATGGGGGGCAGCATGGGTTCCGTTGTGGGAGAGAAGGTGACAAGGGCCGTTGAGAGGGCCGTTCTGGACCGATGCGGCCTTGTCATCGTTTCCTCTTCCGGCGGGGCCAGGATGCAGGAAGGCGCCCTGTCCCTCATGCAGATGGCCAAGTCCAGCGGGGCTCTCGCCAGGTTGAGGAGAGAAGGCCTGCCCTATATTTCAATCCTTACGGATCCTACCACCGGCGGCGTAACGGCGAGTTTCGCCATGCTGGGAGACGTGAATATCGCGGAGCCCAGGGCACTTATCGGATTTGCGGGACCCAGGGTGATCGAACAGACCATCAGGCAGGAACTACCTGATGGCTTCCAGCGATCAGAGTTTCTCCTGAAACACGGGATGGTGGACTGCATCATTTCCCGTAAGGAGATCAAGACCACGGTTGCCAATCTTCTCGCGGCTTTTACCGGGCAATGACCTCTCAAGAGGCCGTGGATTATGTTTCCGGCCTCACCGAGATGAGCATAAAGCCGGGGCTGGAAAGGATCGCTGAGGCGCTGGCGGTTCTGGGATACCCCTTTTCTGAGTATCCCCATGTTCTCATCGGCGGTACCAACGGAAAAGGGTCCACCCTGACCTTTATGGGGGCGGTCCTTCACGCCGCTGGATACCGTGTCGGCCTTTTTACCTCTCCCCATCTTTTTAGTTTTGAGGAGAGGATCCGCGTGGATTCCGAATGCCTGCCTTCCGCCGTCCTGCCGGCCCTGGTTGAGGAGATCAGGGCGTTGAATATCCCACTTTCCTATTTTGAATTTGCAACGGCCATGGCGCTGCTTTATTTTGCCCGTATGAAGGTGGATGTCGTCCTTCTGGAGGTTGGCCTCGGAGGGAGGTGGGACGCCACAAACGCTACGGATCCCCTCCTGTCCATCATTACAGGGGTGGCGCTGGATCATACGGAGTGGCTGGGATCCAGTTTGGAGGCAATCGCAGGGGAAAAGGCGCAGATCATGCGTTCCGGCAGATCCGTTGTCGCCGGGAGGCTTCCGGAGAAAGCAGAAATGATTGTGCTTCGGGAGGCTGCTGCACGCGGGTCCGATGTGGTTCTTTTTAACCGGGATTTTTCAATACGTTCAGGCCCGAATGGTCTCATCTACCGGGGTCGATCTTGGCGCCTGGAAGGAATCGTTTCCGGACTTGGGGGAGAATTTCAGCAGGATAATGCCGGTTGTGCCCTTGCAGCCCTCGAGCGACTGGAGGAATGTGGATTCCATTTTTCCCGGAAGGCGGTTCTTCAGGGGGTCAGGGAGGCCGTTTGGCCCGGAAGGTTTCAGCTGGTTCTCAGGCCCGGCAGGGCCGGGATCGTCGTTGATTCAGCCCATAATCCCAGCGGGATGCGGGCGCTTGTTCACTCTCTTCCCGAGGAGGCAAAACCGCCCGTATGGCTGATTTCGGCGCTGAGGGAGAAGGATATCCGTGGAATGGCCGGTGAGATCGCTCAGTCGGGTGGACCGGTCTTCCTTGTGCCCCTCGATCATCCCAGAGCCATGGATGTACAGGAGATGCCGGGTTGTTTCGAAGCTGCGGGGACGAGAAGTAATGTTTGTCCCTCCGTTGAGGCAGGACTGTCTGAGGCGGAACATCGGGCCGCCGAAGGTGGCGGCATGGTGGTTGTGGCCGGTTCGGTTGTCCTTGCCGCCAGGGTTCTTGAGCTTTGCTCCTCCGGGTCTGGACGGCCGACGGAGAATGTTTCGTGAGAAAGTTGCTTGTAATCCTCTGCGCAGCTGTCCTCTTCGCTGCTACTGCCATGGCCGCTGACGAATCCATCCGTGTCCGGGCCGACTCGATGGAAGCCAGGAGCGACGGGGCGCTGGTGGCCGAGGGGAACGTCACAATCGTGGGCAGGGGGATTACCGCCCACGCCGACAGGATGACATATGATCCAGCCGGCTCCATCCTGAGCCTTTCGGGGCATGTTCAACTCGAGGATCGTAAAGGGGGTAAATCCACCGGTGATTCCATTGATCTTGATCTTGACAGCATGGAAGGGAGCATCAGGGGCGGGGAGATCGTTCTGGAGCCCACCGGTTATCGTATCAAGGGAGAAAACATCAGGCGTCTTCAGGGAGATGAATACGAGGTGAAAAACGGGACCTTTACCTCCTGCCCGGGTGACTGTCCGGACTGGTCACTCACCGCTTCGAAAATCAGTGTGAAAAAGGAGGGATACCTGACGGCGAGAAATGTTGTCTTTCGCCTGGCGGGCATTCCTGTTTTCTATTCACCCTACCTGGTATACCCTGTCAAGACCTCCAGACAGACCGGGTTCCTCCTGCCCGAGGTGGGGTTCACCGACACCCGCGGATGGGAAGCAGATTTTCCATTCTTCGCCACCCTGGGGCCATCGGCTGACCTGACCCTGACGTTGGAGACCTTCAGCCGGGATCGGGCGGGCCTGGACGGCGAATTCCAATATCTACTGCCCTATGGCGGGGGCGGCGAGTGGTCGGGCTTTGTCATCGGGGACAGGGGAACCGGCGGTGACAAGGGCAGGTATTTCATCTCGGGAAGCCATTCCCTGGCCATCCTGCCTGATCTCTGGATGAGGGTAAAATGGTATGATGCCGGGAATTCCAACACCCCCGCCGATTTCGGAACGACCTTCCCTGAGCGAAACCCCGGTCCTGTAGACAGGCACATCAGCCTTGATTTCGCGGAGGGTGGAATATCCCTTTGGGCCGGCCTGTCGGATCTGGCCCCCGATGGCTCTGCGGTGCGAACCGGGCCCACCATCAGGAGGGCAGAGGCGGGCGCCGGAATCGGCCCCATTTCGTACGGCGCCGGTGCAGCCAGTCTGTCCGTGGACATAACCCGATTCGAGGATGGTGACAAACGTCTCCTCCTGACCCCGCAGCTGTCCGCCGGCTGGGATGGTCCGTGGGGCCTTGGGGGGCGTATCTCGGGGAAGTGGACGGATTCGACTGAGGCTGAGGGGTCATCGTCCGATTCCATGGCTGTCATTACAGCGGAGGAAAGGCTCGCTTTGTCCCGATCCTTTTCCTGGGGGCTTCATCGCCTGGACATCTCTCTTCTTGGAGGTGCGGCGGACGCACACTCATTCGCCGTCACCGGCAGCAGGGACGGGATTGACGCCGGCCGGGAGATCTCTTTGGTGGCGGGCCATATCCGGAGCCGAATTACCGCGGGTGCTCTTGACTGGAGCATCCAGGCGGGGG is from bacterium BMS3Abin14 and encodes:
- the rpsK gene encoding 30S ribosomal protein S11, which gives rise to MARPKKKGSAKRVKKNVPVGVAHIQATFNNTIITITDPVGNTLAWSTAGSKGFKGSRKSTPFAAQLAAEDAAKKAMEHGVRKVDVLVKGPGSGRESALRSLQAAGLEVKLIRDVTPIPHNGCRPPKRRRV
- the rpsD gene encoding 30S ribosomal protein S4, with the translated sequence MARYRESVCRLCRREGTKLFLKGDRCYSDKCAVERRPYPPGMHGTRRMKQSDYGIQLREKQKARRIYGVMESQFRNYFKTADGQKGVTGQNLLVLLERRLDTAVYRLGFATSRADARQLVKHGHIMVNGRKVDIPSYLLKIGDEIQIREKSRESVRVKEAMISAERKSVPAWLDLEVKAFKGVYRNYPTREDVALPVQEQLIVELYSK
- the rpoA gene encoding DNA-directed RNA polymerase subunit alpha: MTIMDTNWKSLTRPKKLEFDNDSQSETFCRFSTEPFERGYATTLGNALRRVLLSSLQGAAVTAFRIEGVLHEFSTIPGVYEDVTQIILNLKELRFKVHSQEQKIISLDVSREGMITAGDIITDQDVEVLTPTKPVATLEKGAHLKMEVVVRLNKGFITGDRNKDEDLPVDFIAIDSIHSPVVKVNYHAENARVGRMTNFDKLVMEITTDGSVLPEDALAYAAKIIKEHMNLFINFEETSAVEAETEKEDVEERENLHEKLNRHVNELELSVRSINCLQNADIDTIGELVQKTEPEMLKTKNFGRKSLNELKEILLEMGLTFGMDVKGWEPSTEVEEEPPPTDD
- the rplQ gene encoding 50S ribosomal protein L17 translates to MRHQKSGKKLGRTSAHRKALLRNMVTSLLKHERIVTTAVKAREVGRVAERMITLGKRGTLHARRQTIAFIESGEVVKRIFSVYAERYRNRDGGYTRVIKLEPRSGDNAPMAIVELVDRPVEAKDSDKKQAKADAKQVKTDAKQAKAETRKTKTETMKAKPGTGKAKPKKAAAPKKSASTTAKKKVEVPKEEKE
- the ykoD gene encoding putative HMP/thiamine import ATP-binding protein YkoD — protein: MPYLSIKDLCYTYDIGDIPALRGVDLEVEKGELMAVVGPNAAGKSTLARAVKGLIKPQSGKIVIDGQAVEGTFPDSRVGYLLSNPENQLVTSIVEEDIAFGLETQGIEPFRIRAAVDRTLGMLGIERFRRAMPHRMSCGQQQMVALAGALAPDPHVLILDEPTAYLDPKGAAAVMKVLEGLAQDGRTVIFITHDMEEASRAHRIALLVNGRVVRVSAPYELFRDLEAVKLGRLKQPFAVRMAQRLEQEGVALPRPSACLDNVVPMLEKLLDHRPLAPFPPAGFSKGREKRRDNRHGLSYCGVSFRYRSSGPGGVEVLRGLDLEVRKGSMMVLCGANGTGKSTLLQMANGLLKPDSGRVLLEGAPLEKAAARPGGIPARAAILFQNPERQVFAETVFDDVAFGPRNLGVGEDEVRARVMEAMEWTGLSPRILKRSPFRLSGGQLRRVAIAGILAMKPDLVVLDEPTDGLDPLGAGELISRAAQYVESTGTTVLMATHRVPESNLQGCDLSVLDGGRIVACGYPDEILFGTQSSLALEFMPPHIRVQHELIRRGRIIPEPSLDIERAVAALVGAVKGFQ
- the trpB_2 gene encoding tryptophan synthase beta chain codes for the protein MIAKKIQLSEKEMPKAWYNVVPDLPNPPDPPLNPGTGQPIGPEDLAPIFPMGLIEQEVSQERWIPIPEDVMDIYGLWRPSPLCRATRLEKALGTPARIYYKNEGVSPAGSHKPNTAIPQAYYNKKEGVKRLATETGAGQWGSALSLACRFFDLECTVYMVKVSYHQKPYRRSMMHVWGGEVIPSPSDRTNAGRSILEKDPESMGSLGIAISEAVEDAATRDDTKYALGSVLNHVLLHQSIIGLEVKAQLKKVNEKPDVLIGCCGGGSNFGGFTLPFLPEKLAGEQIRFLAVEPTSCPTLTKGTYAYDFGDTAKMTPMMPMYTLGHDFIPPGIHAGGLRYHGESSLISVLHRDGIIDAVAYTQNPVFEAAAIFARTEGLIPAPESAHAIRAAIDEAIRFREEGKEGVIVFNLSGHGHFDMGAYDAYFAGKLEDYEYPSEKIAESLKNLPKVG
- the accD gene encoding acetyl-coenzyme A carboxylase carboxyl transferase subunit beta, coding for MVSWFKKRSSRPERTERRKVAVPEGLWVKCNNCGEISYSKEIDRNLKVCPKCDYHFRITARERIDLLVDQESFEEFDSTMESMDPLHFKDSQKYTDRLKKAKKKTGLSDAVVSGVCTIGGQKAILSVFDFFFMGGSMGSVVGEKVTRAVERAVLDRCGLVIVSSSGGARMQEGALSLMQMAKSSGALARLRREGLPYISILTDPTTGGVTASFAMLGDVNIAEPRALIGFAGPRVIEQTIRQELPDGFQRSEFLLKHGMVDCIISRKEIKTTVANLLAAFTGQ
- the fgs gene encoding folylpolyglutamate synthase; translated protein: MTSQEAVDYVSGLTEMSIKPGLERIAEALAVLGYPFSEYPHVLIGGTNGKGSTLTFMGAVLHAAGYRVGLFTSPHLFSFEERIRVDSECLPSAVLPALVEEIRALNIPLSYFEFATAMALLYFARMKVDVVLLEVGLGGRWDATNATDPLLSIITGVALDHTEWLGSSLEAIAGEKAQIMRSGRSVVAGRLPEKAEMIVLREAAARGSDVVLFNRDFSIRSGPNGLIYRGRSWRLEGIVSGLGGEFQQDNAGCALAALERLEECGFHFSRKAVLQGVREAVWPGRFQLVLRPGRAGIVVDSAHNPSGMRALVHSLPEEAKPPVWLISALREKDIRGMAGEIAQSGGPVFLVPLDHPRAMDVQEMPGCFEAAGTRSNVCPSVEAGLSEAEHRAAEGGGMVVVAGSVVLAARVLELCSSGSGRPTENVS
- the lptD_1 gene encoding LPS-assembly protein LptD precursor, with translation MRKLLVILCAAVLFAATAMAADESIRVRADSMEARSDGALVAEGNVTIVGRGITAHADRMTYDPAGSILSLSGHVQLEDRKGGKSTGDSIDLDLDSMEGSIRGGEIVLEPTGYRIKGENIRRLQGDEYEVKNGTFTSCPGDCPDWSLTASKISVKKEGYLTARNVVFRLAGIPVFYSPYLVYPVKTSRQTGFLLPEVGFTDTRGWEADFPFFATLGPSADLTLTLETFSRDRAGLDGEFQYLLPYGGGGEWSGFVIGDRGTGGDKGRYFISGSHSLAILPDLWMRVKWYDAGNSNTPADFGTTFPERNPGPVDRHISLDFAEGGISLWAGLSDLAPDGSAVRTGPTIRRAEAGAGIGPISYGAGAASLSVDITRFEDGDKRLLLTPQLSAGWDGPWGLGGRISGKWTDSTEAEGSSSDSMAVITAEERLALSRSFSWGLHRLDISLLGGAADAHSFAVTGSRDGIDAGREISLVAGHIRSRITAGALDWSIQAGVLRDFQQGESVSFGVTSLRRGPWSMGGTWNRDPEYGLVLPAGPSDFTLNHGWTMEAGYDTTPLMLRVARNESYGSPGILSWSYRVSLGTVSVSGAAQYDLDAKDVSDDTWTATYGAACWELALTRSRNRSGNRWKLNAAVKY